The proteins below are encoded in one region of Hyalangium gracile:
- a CDS encoding CHASE2 domain-containing protein: MQNPSVQSPGRRFLKRLGFALLQMAIFGGLMGGLVSVRVPRTQLETEGAPQTVLAHLVELLDRPERVTYDARVRALGESLQRQRPKESKPQDRVVVVTVDDDTLSSARQSQHPGLASYPWPRELIGQMTGRLVEEGASVVLIDMLFPELSPRGCSASQPGAEEASDDGSFRRLLNQEPGHSALAFSWSVPRVSPPAFQLWPYRVRLGSHANQSQARTQAQEVLAAQRPAFFIPSEDKVEVWAGVEDEREGQTLAARFGASPAPVRERRNSDDASRFTALDLFVSLAEVEVEGLDASRLLQVRTLQHPVVQLLGSQSLYGAVTGFPDADGTVRGMLHLVSYAPREGERHVLPSLPLAAAMKLAGTRKLRYADGRLHVGDAYSFPMDETGYSLMRWEAGDAGRTAGASVFRSIRAWNILLNLFDVSEGRPARSAHDLEKRAVILTNTSTYATDYKATPIGKATPGGSVLAQSLENILQSQGIRRAAPRLDLQATMGMAFLGAAFAFFFSRSFRSGFGAVLYFSSAVLLGVGYFLVARYVFIERQLWIAVAGPVLAMVATFGFTTLYTVRTEDEIRDFVNHALGRYVSPEVARLVTRDLTLLVHPERRQMTMFFSDIAGFTRLSEQMEPERLVQFLNEYLTEMTMAVRSSGGQVDKYIGDTVMAFWGAPVRTDRHAHLACEAALKMRAVLLERQPLWEKKYGHRIQFRAGINSGTVVVGDMGTELKSNYTVFGDAVGVASWLEGCNKFYGTLVLVGESTAQIARDAYVFREVDRVLVRGKTAPIRLHELLGRHGEISPRMQEMLGVYEQAQTAYHHRRFDEALALFERCASEYQDSVADVFAGRCRRFLIAAPSEDWDGVYEVGEK; this comes from the coding sequence GTGCAGAACCCCTCCGTCCAGTCTCCCGGCCGCCGCTTCCTCAAGCGGCTGGGGTTTGCCCTGCTCCAGATGGCCATCTTCGGTGGCCTCATGGGAGGGCTCGTCTCCGTTCGCGTGCCGCGGACGCAGCTCGAGACGGAAGGCGCGCCCCAGACGGTGCTGGCCCACCTGGTCGAGCTGCTCGACCGCCCCGAGCGCGTCACCTACGACGCGCGCGTCCGTGCCCTGGGCGAGTCGCTCCAGCGCCAGCGCCCCAAGGAGTCCAAGCCGCAGGACCGCGTCGTCGTGGTGACGGTGGACGACGACACGCTGAGCAGCGCGCGCCAGAGCCAGCACCCGGGGCTCGCCTCCTACCCGTGGCCGCGGGAGCTCATCGGTCAGATGACAGGGCGGCTGGTGGAGGAGGGCGCCTCCGTCGTGCTGATCGACATGCTCTTCCCCGAGCTGAGCCCGCGCGGGTGCTCCGCCTCGCAGCCCGGCGCCGAGGAGGCCTCCGATGACGGCTCCTTCCGCCGCCTGCTGAACCAGGAGCCCGGCCACTCCGCGCTCGCCTTCTCCTGGAGCGTGCCCCGCGTCAGCCCGCCCGCGTTCCAGCTCTGGCCCTACCGGGTGCGGCTGGGCAGTCACGCCAACCAGTCCCAGGCGCGCACCCAGGCCCAGGAGGTGCTCGCGGCGCAGCGGCCCGCCTTCTTCATCCCCTCGGAGGACAAGGTGGAGGTGTGGGCCGGCGTGGAGGACGAGCGCGAGGGCCAGACGCTCGCCGCGCGGTTCGGCGCCAGCCCTGCGCCCGTGCGCGAGCGCCGTAACTCCGACGACGCCTCGCGCTTCACGGCCTTGGATCTCTTCGTCTCCCTGGCCGAGGTGGAGGTGGAGGGGCTGGATGCCTCCCGGCTGCTGCAGGTGCGCACGCTCCAGCACCCCGTGGTGCAGCTGCTGGGCTCGCAGAGCCTCTATGGCGCGGTGACCGGCTTCCCGGACGCGGACGGCACCGTGCGCGGCATGCTCCACCTGGTCAGCTACGCCCCGCGCGAGGGCGAGCGCCACGTGCTGCCCTCCCTGCCGCTGGCCGCGGCCATGAAGCTGGCCGGCACCCGGAAGCTGCGCTACGCCGACGGCCGGCTCCACGTGGGGGACGCCTACTCCTTCCCCATGGACGAGACGGGCTACAGCCTCATGCGCTGGGAGGCGGGGGACGCGGGCCGCACGGCGGGCGCCTCGGTGTTCCGCTCCATCCGCGCGTGGAACATCCTGCTCAACCTCTTCGACGTCAGCGAGGGGCGGCCCGCGCGCTCGGCGCACGATCTCGAGAAGCGCGCCGTCATCCTCACCAACACCTCCACCTACGCCACCGACTACAAGGCCACGCCCATCGGCAAGGCGACGCCCGGTGGCTCCGTGCTGGCCCAGTCGCTGGAGAACATCCTCCAGTCCCAGGGCATCCGCCGCGCGGCGCCCCGGCTGGATCTCCAGGCCACCATGGGCATGGCCTTCCTCGGGGCCGCCTTCGCCTTCTTCTTCAGCCGCAGCTTCCGCTCGGGCTTCGGCGCCGTCCTCTACTTCTCCAGCGCGGTGCTGCTGGGCGTGGGCTACTTCCTGGTGGCCCGCTACGTCTTCATCGAGCGGCAGCTGTGGATCGCCGTGGCGGGCCCGGTGCTCGCGATGGTGGCTACGTTCGGGTTCACCACCCTGTACACCGTGCGCACGGAGGATGAGATCCGCGACTTCGTGAACCACGCGCTCGGGCGCTACGTGAGCCCCGAGGTGGCGCGGCTGGTGACGCGCGACCTCACCCTGCTGGTGCACCCCGAGCGCCGGCAGATGACGATGTTCTTCTCCGACATCGCCGGCTTCACCCGGCTCTCCGAGCAGATGGAGCCGGAGCGGCTCGTGCAGTTCCTCAACGAGTACCTCACGGAGATGACCATGGCCGTGCGCTCCTCGGGCGGCCAGGTGGACAAGTACATCGGCGACACGGTGATGGCCTTCTGGGGCGCTCCGGTGCGCACGGACCGGCACGCGCACCTGGCCTGCGAGGCCGCCCTGAAGATGCGCGCCGTGCTGCTGGAGCGCCAGCCGCTCTGGGAGAAGAAGTACGGCCACCGCATCCAGTTCCGCGCCGGCATCAACAGCGGGACGGTGGTGGTGGGCGACATGGGCACCGAGCTCAAGTCCAACTACACCGTCTTCGGCGACGCGGTGGGCGTGGCCTCGTGGCTCGAGGGCTGCAACAAGTTCTATGGCACCCTCGTGCTGGTGGGCGAGAGCACCGCGCAGATCGCGCGCGACGCCTATGTCTTCCGCGAGGTGGATCGGGTGCTGGTGCGCGGCAAGACGGCGCCCATCCGCCTTCATGAGCTGCTGGGGCGCCACGGAGAGATCTCCCCGCGCATGCAGGAGATGCTCGGCGTGTACGAGCAGGCGCAGACGGCCTATCACCACCGCCGCTTCGACGAGGCGCTCGCGCTGTTCGAGCGCTGCGCCTCGGAGTATCAGGACTCGGTCGCGGACGTGTTCGCGGGCCGGTGCCGGCGCTTCCTGATCGCGGCTCCGTCGGAGGACTGGGATGGTGTCTACGAGGTCGGAGAGAAGTGA
- a CDS encoding M48 family metallopeptidase, which translates to MVSTRSERSERSPWRLGAGALLAGLLSACQATDKPAFIARAEEKIEVQRRKLNRTLAERTEWLGSMSSVLSGCDLERRKAYELGPEQEDALGRGVTQRQLAALGAEPLPASDPVARYVEQVGQYLALVAEAVGNGNGPDRARRPERYLDNRPWPLAGYQFVVMPSEEPRAVGNPGGVVMISTGFLRSLESEEELAAVLAHEVAHVQRGHGVEVLKAFMCDHASRKESSPALTAFGQGSPPQEGSASGAPPSGSETGGTESLLGGAGLEAANLYREGFPRDFELEADRISVRILQAAGYDARALPALLQRMAREVPAKHAWLRMHPPPVERLEIIGERLEALGAARSWPSAEAVSARTRRFLEAMASVKASPEVRASHGAQSP; encoded by the coding sequence ATGGTGTCTACGAGGTCGGAGAGAAGTGAGCGGAGCCCGTGGCGGCTCGGAGCCGGCGCGCTGCTCGCCGGGCTGCTCTCGGCCTGCCAGGCGACGGACAAGCCCGCCTTCATCGCTCGGGCGGAGGAGAAGATCGAGGTCCAGCGGCGCAAGCTCAACCGCACGCTGGCCGAGCGCACGGAGTGGCTCGGCTCGATGTCGTCCGTGCTCTCGGGCTGCGACCTGGAGCGGCGCAAGGCCTACGAGCTGGGGCCGGAGCAGGAGGATGCGCTCGGCCGCGGGGTGACGCAGCGCCAGCTCGCCGCGCTCGGGGCGGAGCCGCTGCCGGCCAGCGATCCGGTGGCCCGCTACGTGGAGCAGGTGGGCCAGTACCTCGCGCTGGTCGCCGAGGCGGTGGGAAATGGCAACGGGCCGGACCGAGCCCGGCGCCCCGAGCGCTACCTCGACAACCGCCCGTGGCCGCTGGCGGGCTACCAGTTCGTGGTGATGCCCTCGGAGGAGCCTCGGGCCGTCGGCAATCCGGGGGGCGTGGTGATGATCTCCACCGGCTTCCTGCGCTCGCTCGAGAGCGAGGAGGAGCTGGCGGCGGTGCTCGCGCACGAGGTGGCGCACGTGCAGCGGGGCCATGGCGTGGAGGTGCTCAAGGCCTTCATGTGCGATCACGCGTCGCGCAAGGAGTCCTCGCCCGCGCTCACTGCCTTCGGCCAGGGCTCCCCGCCCCAGGAGGGCTCCGCCTCCGGTGCTCCCCCGAGCGGGTCGGAGACGGGAGGCACCGAGTCGCTGCTCGGAGGCGCCGGGCTGGAAGCCGCGAACCTGTACCGGGAGGGCTTCCCCCGAGACTTCGAGCTGGAGGCGGACCGCATCAGCGTCCGCATCCTTCAGGCCGCGGGGTATGACGCGCGAGCGCTCCCCGCGCTGCTCCAGCGGATGGCCCGGGAAGTCCCGGCGAAGCATGCCTGGCTCCGGATGCACCCTCCACCCGTGGAGCGGCTGGAGATCATCGGCGAGCGGCTCGAAGCGCTCGGCGCGGCGAGGAGCTGGCCCTCGGCGGAGGCGGTGTCCGCGCGCACCAGGCGCTTCCTGGAGGCCATGGCGTCCGTGAAGGCTTCGCCTGAGGTGCGGGCCTCACATGGAGCGCAGAGCCCTTGA
- a CDS encoding OmpA family protein, which produces MNARKMGWVLVPVVLLGAAGCATPGKRTATGAAAGAIVGGAAGGLIGEDFEGAAVGAAAGAAAGAAVGNYLDKQARELEQVAETERTDHGILLNLRSELLFETDSAVLTEDAITQVTRIGDILVKYPEDQLRIEGHTDSRGTLSYNEALSLRRAEAVARVLTSRGVAPNQILVLGMGENQPVASNDNSAGRSANRRVELHISVPPDAQGVSQNTRPDERGRTSSRALRSM; this is translated from the coding sequence GTGAACGCAAGGAAGATGGGCTGGGTGCTGGTGCCAGTGGTGCTCCTGGGCGCGGCGGGCTGCGCGACTCCTGGCAAGCGGACGGCCACCGGGGCCGCGGCGGGAGCCATCGTGGGCGGCGCCGCGGGTGGGCTGATCGGAGAGGACTTCGAGGGAGCCGCCGTTGGCGCGGCGGCCGGCGCGGCAGCCGGCGCGGCCGTGGGCAACTACCTCGACAAGCAGGCGCGCGAGCTGGAGCAGGTCGCGGAGACCGAGCGGACGGACCACGGAATCCTCCTGAACCTGCGCAGCGAGCTGCTCTTCGAGACCGACAGCGCCGTGCTCACCGAGGACGCCATCACCCAGGTGACCCGCATCGGCGACATCCTGGTGAAGTACCCGGAGGACCAGCTCCGCATCGAGGGCCACACCGACAGCCGAGGCACCCTCTCCTACAACGAGGCGCTCTCCCTCCGCCGCGCCGAGGCCGTCGCGCGAGTGCTCACCTCACGCGGGGTGGCCCCGAACCAGATCCTGGTCCTGGGAATGGGCGAGAACCAGCCGGTCGCCTCGAACGACAACTCGGCGGGCCGCTCCGCCAACCGCCGCGTCGAGCTCCACATCTCGGTGCCCCCGGATGCGCAGGGCGTGAGCCAGAACACGCGCCCTGACGAGCGGGGCCGAACCTCCTCAAGGGCTCTGCGCTCCATGTGA
- the rnk gene encoding nucleoside diphosphate kinase regulator, with product MTTQERRIIVTETDLDRLQRVIEVHGAGRNAELAEMLEQELARAEVRSSHDVPPGVVTMNSTVIYEDVETGQRRQVTLCYPQDASSDEGRISVLAPIGSALIGLSEGQAIEWPVPGGRTRHLRIVAVPYQPEAAGHFHL from the coding sequence ATGACGACCCAGGAGCGCCGCATCATCGTGACGGAGACAGACCTCGACCGCCTGCAGCGAGTGATCGAGGTGCATGGCGCCGGGCGGAACGCGGAGCTGGCCGAGATGCTGGAGCAGGAGCTGGCCAGGGCCGAGGTGCGCAGCTCGCATGATGTCCCACCGGGGGTGGTGACGATGAACAGCACCGTCATCTACGAGGACGTGGAGACGGGCCAGCGGCGGCAGGTCACGCTCTGCTACCCGCAGGATGCGAGCAGCGATGAGGGACGCATCTCCGTGCTGGCGCCGATTGGGAGCGCGCTCATCGGACTCTCCGAGGGCCAGGCCATCGAGTGGCCCGTGCCCGGCGGGCGCACCCGCCACCTGCGCATCGTCGCGGTGCCCTATCAGCCCGAGGCCGCTGGCCACTTCCACCTGTAG
- a CDS encoding (2Fe-2S) ferredoxin domain-containing protein — translation MKRYRLSVCKGMDCKGNGSDAVFAAAKEELAKHAVGPRCEAYRGGCYGFCHMGPNVVIREDTGRKRDPLSPEDYQLMGWPGEVYYSRMTPEKMRRVVAEHIAQDKPVREFFGDPDEQE, via the coding sequence ATGAAGCGCTACCGCCTCTCCGTGTGCAAGGGCATGGACTGCAAGGGCAATGGGTCCGATGCCGTGTTCGCCGCGGCGAAGGAAGAGCTGGCGAAGCACGCGGTGGGGCCTCGCTGCGAGGCGTACCGCGGAGGCTGCTACGGCTTCTGCCACATGGGTCCCAACGTGGTGATCCGCGAGGACACGGGCCGCAAGCGCGATCCGCTCTCGCCCGAGGACTACCAGCTGATGGGCTGGCCGGGCGAGGTCTACTACTCGCGCATGACGCCGGAGAAGATGCGCCGCGTGGTGGCCGAGCACATCGCGCAGGACAAGCCCGTGCGCGAGTTCTTCGGCGATCCGGACGAGCAGGAGTAG
- a CDS encoding NuoI/complex I 23 kDa subunit family protein — MAYKATQDPRTDVRERAYLPELLKGLGITARHFFRNLFGTRDTNTQVIDRKGTSLITTVEYPEEKIPYPPGYRGLHRLVPRDDGKPRCVACYMCATICPAQCIYIEAGEYEHDAKDGESRVIEKFPTQFVIDELRCIVCGLCVEACPKDAIRMDTYEHTKPEYNRQGFVYDIPKLLKGPAVSHPSDPWNKREGSEQPHHVHKEAHTRIGEGLVQLKTPHSVGHGHEPKKLGSGESQKSHPTK; from the coding sequence ATGGCCTACAAGGCGACCCAAGATCCCCGCACGGATGTCCGCGAGCGGGCCTACCTCCCGGAGCTTCTCAAGGGCCTGGGCATCACCGCGCGTCACTTCTTCCGGAACCTCTTCGGAACGCGGGACACGAACACGCAGGTGATAGACCGCAAGGGCACCAGCCTCATCACCACCGTCGAGTACCCGGAGGAGAAGATCCCCTACCCTCCGGGCTACCGAGGGCTGCACCGCCTGGTGCCTCGAGATGACGGCAAGCCGCGCTGCGTGGCCTGCTACATGTGCGCGACGATCTGCCCGGCGCAGTGCATCTACATCGAGGCGGGCGAGTACGAGCACGACGCCAAGGATGGCGAGTCGCGCGTCATCGAGAAGTTCCCGACCCAGTTCGTCATCGACGAGCTGCGGTGCATCGTCTGCGGCCTGTGCGTGGAGGCGTGCCCCAAGGACGCCATCCGCATGGACACCTACGAGCACACCAAGCCCGAGTACAACCGGCAGGGCTTCGTCTACGACATCCCCAAGCTGCTGAAGGGCCCGGCGGTGTCGCACCCGTCGGATCCGTGGAACAAGCGCGAGGGCTCGGAGCAGCCGCACCACGTGCACAAGGAGGCCCACACGCGCATCGGCGAGGGCCTGGTGCAGCTCAAGACGCCGCACTCGGTGGGCCACGGCCACGAGCCGAAGAAGCTGGGCTCCGGCGAGTCCCAGAAGTCACACCCCACCAAGTAG
- a CDS encoding complex I subunit 1/NuoH family protein, whose translation MKRVITVLFAIGFIIALLAGVVLASYAVGGLAEKHGFAGASRLTNILFLMLVFVMIIATLLTLAERKWSALMQDRIGPNRARIALPGLKNRSLAGLPFVAADSLKMLTKEAFHPENANKFLFNLGPMLAFAPVFALFAIVPAGPSVTLWGANVDMVVATPDFGLLYLFAIASLAVYGTALAGWASNNKFALLGGVRASSQMISYEVALGLSLVGIMLAFSSVQLPAIVGNLAAETGGESSGQARYLWQWTGGAAGQGFDFGLPAWGIFLQPLGFILFFAAAFAETKRAPFDVPEGESEIIGYFVEYSGMQFGLFMISEFVEVVVLSGVTAALFFGGYHLPFGGEWVASQLKDYPLVYATLLGTFFWIKVLVLCFIQLLIRWTFPRFRYDQIQTLGWKMLLPVGLVNVFVSGALVLWDPTLRSLALFGILEIGILVALTLSRKESGETTHGHGDGHGALGHGHDPHGLPGAAHGHALPHGHAASHAGGHAPAAHAGSTH comes from the coding sequence ATGAAGCGCGTCATCACAGTCCTCTTCGCCATCGGCTTCATCATCGCCCTGCTCGCGGGCGTGGTGCTGGCCTCCTACGCCGTGGGCGGGCTCGCGGAGAAGCACGGGTTCGCCGGCGCCAGCCGCCTGACGAACATCCTCTTCCTGATGCTCGTCTTCGTGATGATCATCGCCACGCTGCTCACGCTGGCCGAGCGCAAGTGGAGCGCGCTGATGCAGGATCGCATCGGCCCCAACCGCGCGCGCATCGCCCTGCCGGGCCTGAAGAACCGCTCGCTGGCGGGCCTGCCCTTCGTGGCGGCGGACTCCTTGAAGATGCTGACCAAGGAGGCCTTCCACCCGGAGAACGCCAACAAGTTCCTCTTCAACCTGGGCCCCATGCTGGCCTTCGCGCCGGTGTTCGCCCTGTTCGCCATCGTGCCGGCGGGCCCGAGCGTCACGCTGTGGGGCGCCAACGTGGACATGGTGGTGGCCACCCCGGACTTCGGCCTGCTCTACCTGTTCGCCATCGCCTCGCTGGCGGTGTACGGCACGGCGCTGGCGGGCTGGGCCTCCAACAACAAGTTCGCCCTGCTGGGCGGCGTGCGCGCCTCCTCGCAGATGATCTCCTACGAGGTGGCGCTGGGCCTGTCGCTGGTGGGCATCATGCTGGCGTTCTCCTCGGTGCAGCTGCCGGCCATCGTCGGCAACCTGGCGGCGGAGACGGGCGGCGAGTCCTCCGGCCAGGCGCGCTACCTGTGGCAGTGGACGGGCGGCGCCGCGGGCCAGGGCTTCGACTTCGGCCTGCCGGCCTGGGGCATCTTCCTGCAGCCGCTGGGCTTCATCCTCTTCTTCGCCGCGGCCTTCGCGGAGACCAAGCGCGCCCCGTTCGACGTGCCCGAGGGCGAGTCCGAGATCATCGGCTACTTCGTGGAGTACTCGGGCATGCAGTTCGGCCTCTTCATGATCTCCGAGTTCGTGGAGGTGGTGGTGCTCTCGGGCGTCACCGCGGCGCTCTTCTTCGGCGGCTACCACCTGCCCTTCGGCGGCGAGTGGGTGGCCAGCCAGCTCAAGGACTACCCGCTGGTGTACGCCACGCTGCTGGGCACCTTCTTCTGGATCAAGGTCCTGGTGCTCTGCTTCATCCAGCTGCTCATCCGCTGGACGTTCCCGCGCTTCCGCTACGACCAGATCCAGACGCTGGGCTGGAAGATGCTGCTGCCCGTGGGACTGGTGAACGTGTTCGTCAGCGGCGCGCTGGTGCTGTGGGATCCGACGCTGCGCTCGTTGGCGCTGTTCGGCATCCTGGAGATCGGCATCCTGGTGGCGCTCACGCTCTCTCGGAAGGAGAGCGGAGAGACGACCCACGGCCACGGGGACGGGCACGGGGCGCTGGGGCATGGACATGATCCCCACGGGCTGCCCGGCGCCGCGCACGGTCACGCGCTGCCCCACGGCCACGCGGCTTCTCACGCGGGCGGGCACGCGCCGGCGGCGCACGCGGGCTCCACGCATTAG
- a CDS encoding 2Fe-2S iron-sulfur cluster-binding protein, translating to MSDNDNKKPTGDAQTPPKGAPTDTPAAKIGPEPSNPPAGPKVDNPPVAHSSTTPPKPPPPAGGPPKPPPPKNPGFVTCTVDGREVVAKPGTNMIDAAKSVGVEIPFYCYHPRLSIAANCRICLIEASNAPKLVPACQTPLAEGQVIKTTTPKVKEQQRAVMEFLLLNHPVDCSICDQAGECKLQDYYMKYDYRPSRLEGGKALKNKRKVLGPHVVLDQERCIICTRCVRFMNEIPKEPQLGVFGRGSHERIDVFPGNELNSNYSLNTVDVCPVGALLSRDFRFRARAWFLSATPSVCTGCSRGCNIYADWMSQDTYRYRPRENEQINKSWMCDQGRLSYKYLNLNRVLSASVGRRATQAANTARPELSRVEAAKAAAQALKPLVGSAQLAVLASPVCSNEDLLAGLSFAKGTLGVKEVYVGGRAPGAADHYLMTADKNPNRKGLELIAKGLGLTLKSFEELAPALHSGKVKALYAIGTEVPGDAEAFAQAVAKAEVFVAQALNESPVTAQATVLLPAAAHIEDEGSFVQFEGIIQRFRKAYPSKGDAVPHWRWVSELSKALGGAAAWSSAREVFRELASQVAELSTFNWEQSSPPDREKPGINPIPTGADGRPPGYREFGTPRVRGI from the coding sequence GTGAGCGACAACGACAACAAGAAGCCGACCGGTGACGCGCAGACGCCCCCCAAGGGCGCGCCCACGGACACCCCCGCGGCGAAGATCGGTCCCGAGCCCTCCAACCCTCCGGCGGGGCCCAAGGTGGACAACCCGCCGGTGGCGCACAGCAGCACCACGCCGCCCAAGCCGCCCCCGCCCGCCGGTGGGCCGCCCAAGCCGCCCCCGCCGAAGAACCCGGGCTTCGTCACCTGCACCGTGGACGGCCGGGAGGTGGTGGCCAAGCCGGGGACGAACATGATCGACGCGGCCAAGAGCGTCGGCGTGGAGATCCCCTTCTACTGCTACCACCCGCGGCTCTCGATCGCGGCCAACTGCCGCATCTGTCTCATCGAGGCCTCCAACGCGCCCAAGCTGGTGCCCGCCTGCCAGACGCCGCTCGCCGAGGGCCAGGTCATCAAGACCACCACGCCCAAGGTGAAGGAGCAGCAGCGCGCGGTGATGGAGTTCCTGCTGCTGAACCACCCGGTGGACTGCTCCATCTGCGACCAGGCCGGTGAGTGCAAGCTGCAGGACTACTACATGAAGTACGACTACCGCCCCTCGCGGCTCGAGGGCGGTAAGGCGCTGAAGAACAAGCGCAAGGTGCTCGGGCCCCACGTGGTGCTGGATCAGGAGCGCTGCATCATCTGCACCCGGTGCGTGCGCTTCATGAACGAGATCCCCAAGGAGCCGCAGCTGGGCGTGTTCGGCCGCGGCAGCCACGAGCGCATCGACGTCTTCCCGGGCAACGAGCTCAACAGCAACTACTCGCTCAACACCGTGGACGTGTGCCCGGTGGGCGCGCTGCTCAGCCGGGACTTCCGCTTCCGCGCCCGCGCGTGGTTCCTGTCCGCCACCCCGTCGGTGTGCACCGGCTGCTCGCGCGGCTGCAACATCTACGCGGACTGGATGTCCCAGGACACCTACCGCTACCGCCCGCGCGAGAACGAGCAGATCAACAAGAGCTGGATGTGCGATCAGGGCCGGCTCTCGTACAAGTACCTGAACCTGAACCGCGTGCTGAGCGCCTCGGTGGGCCGGCGCGCCACGCAGGCGGCCAACACCGCCCGTCCGGAGCTCTCCCGCGTGGAGGCCGCCAAGGCCGCCGCCCAGGCGCTCAAGCCGCTGGTGGGCAGCGCGCAGCTGGCGGTGCTGGCCTCGCCGGTGTGCTCCAACGAGGACCTGCTGGCGGGCCTGTCGTTCGCCAAGGGCACCCTGGGCGTGAAGGAAGTGTACGTGGGCGGCCGGGCTCCGGGCGCCGCGGACCACTACCTGATGACGGCGGACAAGAACCCCAACCGCAAGGGCCTGGAGCTCATCGCCAAGGGGCTGGGCCTGACGCTCAAGTCCTTCGAGGAGCTGGCGCCCGCGCTGCACTCGGGCAAGGTGAAGGCGCTGTACGCCATCGGCACCGAGGTGCCGGGCGACGCGGAGGCCTTCGCGCAGGCGGTGGCCAAGGCGGAGGTCTTCGTGGCGCAGGCGCTCAACGAGTCGCCCGTCACCGCGCAGGCCACGGTGCTGCTGCCGGCCGCGGCCCACATCGAGGACGAGGGCTCCTTCGTGCAGTTCGAGGGCATCATCCAGCGCTTCCGCAAGGCGTACCCCTCCAAGGGAGACGCGGTGCCGCACTGGCGCTGGGTGTCGGAGCTCAGCAAGGCCCTGGGTGGCGCGGCGGCGTGGAGCTCCGCGCGTGAGGTGTTCCGGGAGCTGGCCTCGCAGGTGGCCGAGCTCTCCACGTTCAACTGGGAGCAGTCTTCTCCGCCGGATCGCGAGAAGCCGGGCATCAACCCCATTCCCACTGGCGCCGACGGCCGTCCCCCGGGCTACCGCGAGTTCGGTACTCCCCGCGTGCGAGGAATCTAA
- the nuoD gene encoding NADH dehydrogenase (quinone) subunit D, giving the protein MSDPSKHPQPAVPNPDTDAYAHESELEAHLQTKRMYINMGPSHPAMHGTVRMKVELEGETIVKADPEIGFLHRGFQKSCENVTWTQCLPYTDRLNYNSAMMNNFGFLNAVEKLIGLEIPERARFIRVIASELHRMHDHLTCVGATALELGGFAPFLYSIEGRELIMDRVTELTGARLTTSYGRVGGLNRDLPEGWIPKTIKSLDKIQELLVEVEGLLMKNRIFVDRMKGTGILSAEDALDFGYTGPCLRASGVDYDIRKARPYWVYDQLDFDVPVGEHGDNYDRYIMRLEELKQSDRIIRQALQKLPAGPIIVDDWRIALPPKPEVYGTIEGVMSHFKLVMEGIPVPPGEVYDSTEASNGELGWYLVSDGGGRPYKVHVRAPGFPILSAIPHIIEGKMLADLIPTFDMINMIGGEVEQ; this is encoded by the coding sequence ATGTCGGACCCCTCCAAGCATCCGCAGCCCGCCGTTCCCAACCCGGACACCGACGCGTACGCCCATGAGTCGGAGCTGGAGGCCCACCTCCAGACCAAGCGGATGTACATCAACATGGGCCCCTCCCACCCGGCCATGCACGGCACCGTGCGCATGAAGGTGGAGCTGGAGGGAGAGACGATCGTCAAGGCGGACCCGGAGATCGGCTTCCTCCACCGAGGCTTCCAGAAGAGCTGCGAGAACGTCACGTGGACGCAGTGCCTGCCGTACACGGACCGGCTCAACTACAACTCGGCGATGATGAACAACTTCGGGTTCCTCAACGCCGTGGAGAAGCTCATCGGCCTGGAGATCCCCGAGCGCGCCAGGTTCATCCGCGTCATCGCCTCCGAGCTGCACCGCATGCACGATCACCTCACGTGCGTGGGCGCCACGGCGCTGGAGCTGGGTGGCTTCGCGCCGTTCCTCTACTCCATCGAGGGCCGTGAGCTCATCATGGACCGGGTGACGGAGCTGACGGGCGCCCGGCTCACCACCAGCTACGGCCGCGTGGGCGGGCTCAACCGCGATCTGCCCGAGGGGTGGATCCCCAAGACGATCAAGTCGCTGGACAAGATCCAGGAGCTCCTCGTGGAGGTCGAGGGGCTGCTGATGAAGAACCGCATCTTCGTGGACCGCATGAAGGGCACCGGCATCCTCTCGGCCGAGGACGCGCTGGACTTCGGCTACACCGGCCCGTGCCTGCGCGCCAGCGGCGTGGACTACGACATCCGCAAGGCGCGGCCCTACTGGGTCTATGATCAGCTGGACTTCGACGTGCCGGTGGGCGAGCACGGCGACAACTACGATCGCTACATCATGCGGCTGGAGGAGCTGAAGCAGTCCGACCGCATCATCCGCCAGGCGCTCCAGAAGCTGCCGGCGGGCCCCATCATCGTGGACGACTGGCGCATCGCGCTGCCGCCCAAGCCCGAGGTGTACGGCACCATCGAGGGCGTCATGTCGCACTTCAAGCTGGTGATGGAGGGCATCCCCGTGCCCCCGGGCGAGGTGTACGACAGCACCGAGGCGTCCAACGGCGAGCTGGGCTGGTACCTGGTGAGCGACGGCGGCGGCCGGCCCTACAAGGTCCACGTCCGCGCGCCGGGCTTCCCCATCCTCTCCGCCATCCCTCACATCATCGAGGGGAAGATGCTGGCGGACCTCATCCCCACCTTTGACATGATCAACATGATCGGCGGCGAGGTCGAGCAGTGA